TTCGTGACCATGTCTGAGCAGAACTACGCTTCGGACTTCTCCGGGGAGCCGTTCGTCGTCCGCCAGCACTTCATGCGCAGATTATGCGCTCAGGCTGGGGTCAAGCCGTTCTCATGGCACGGCATTCGCCACCTGACGGCGACCATCCTGTACCAGGAGGGTCAAACCGTATCCGTCATCCAGCGGATACTTCGCCACAAATCGCCAAATACTACGGCGCGTTACCTTCACCGTCTTGGGCTGGATGAAACCAGAGACG
The Oceanidesulfovibrio indonesiensis genome window above contains:
- a CDS encoding tyrosine-type recombinase/integrase encodes the protein FVTMSEQNYASDFSGEPFVVRQHFMRRLCAQAGVKPFSWHGIRHLTATILYQEGQTVSVIQRILRHKSPNTTARYLHRLGLDETRDALTSVMDGRGM